A genomic stretch from Cygnus atratus isolate AKBS03 ecotype Queensland, Australia unplaced genomic scaffold, CAtr_DNAZoo_HiC_assembly HiC_scaffold_167, whole genome shotgun sequence includes:
- the MFSD5 gene encoding molybdate-anion transporter, which yields MLLAAYAALALLLAAALGLELAARRSRPPAAAPPGANPAFARFQRGFLRGYLPALAADWLQGPYLYKLYQHYGFVEAQIAALYVCGFASSVLFGPVAALLVDALGRRASCVLFSLTYSACCLTKLSRDYLVLAAGRVLGGLSTALLFCAFEAWYVHEHVEHHDFPAEWVPATFSRAAFWNHVVAVGAGVVANAAAEWLGLGPVAPFVASIPLLVLAGAVALKDWDENYGKKRALAKTCADGLRRLLVDRRVLLLGTVQALFESVIYIFVFLWTPVLDPHGPPLGIVFSSFMAASMVGASLYRLAVSPRYRLQPVHVLSLSVLVGFFSLFMLTFSTNPGQESPAESFVAFLLLELSCGLYFPAMGFLRRKAIPEKDRPGVTNWCRVPLNLLACLGLLLLHGADRGSGTRSIFSACCGLMLLALLAVVGLFSVVRHDAELRLPAPQGQPDAPEL from the coding sequence ATGCTGCTCGCCGCCTACGCCGCCCtcgccctgctgctggcagcggcgctggggctggagctggccgCCCGCCGCTCGCGCCCCCCtgctgccgccccccccggcgccAACCCGGCCTTCGCCCGCTTCCAGCGGGGCTTCCTGCGTGGCTACCTGCCCGCACTGGCTGCCGACTGGCTGCAGGGGCCGTACCTGTACAAGCTGTACCAGCACTACGGCTTCGTGGAGGCGCAGATCGCCGCGCTCTACGTCTGCGGCTTCGCCTCCAGCGTCCTCTTCGGACCCGTGGCCGCCTTGCTGGTGGACGCGCTGGGCCGCCGGGCGTCGTGCGTGCTCTTCTCGCTGACCTACTCGGCCTGCTGCCTCACCAAGCTGTCCCGTGACTACCTGGTGCTGGCGGCAGGGAGGGTGCTGGGCGGGCTGTCCACGGCGCTGCTCTTCTGCGCCTTCGAGGCCTGGTACGTCCACGAGCATGTGGAGCACCACGACTTCCCGGCAGAGTGGGTGCCCGCCACCTTCTCGCGGGCGGCCTTCTGGAACCACGTGGTGGCCGTGGGGGCCGGGGTGGTGGCCAACGCTGCCGCCgagtggctggggctgggcccgGTGGCACCCTTCGTGGCGTCCATCCcgctgctggtgctggcggGCGCCGTGGCCTTGAAGGACTGGGACGAGAACTACGGCAAGAAGCGGGCGCTCGCCAAGACCTGCGCGGACGGCCTGCGGCGCCTGCTGGTGGACCGGcgcgtgctgctgctgggcaccgTCCAGGCGCTCTTCGAGAGCGTCATCTACATCTTCGTCTTCCTCTGGACGCCCGTGCTGGACCCCCACGGGCCGCCGCTGGGCATCGTCTTCTCCAGCTTCATGGCGGCCAGCATGGTGGGCGCCTCGCTGTATCGCCTGGCCGTCTCCCCGAGGTACCGCCTGCAGCCCGTCCACGTGCTCTCGCTCTCCGTCCTCGTGggcttcttctccctcttcatgCTCACCTTCTCCACCAACCCCGGCCAGGAGAGCCCGGCTGAGTCCTTCGTGGCCTTCCTGCTCCTCGAGCTCTCCTGCGGGCTCTACTTCCCCGCCATGGGCTTCCTGCGGCGCAAGGCGATCCCGGAGAAGGACCGGCCAGGGGTGACGAACTGGTGTCGAGTCCCGCTCAACCTGCTggcctgcctggggctgctgctgctgcacggcGCCGACCGCGGGTCCGGCACCCGCAGCATCTTCTCCGCCTGCTGCGGCCTCATGCTGCTGGCGCTGCTCGCCGTCGTCGGCCTCTTCTCTGTTGTCCGCCACGATGCTGAGCTCCGGCTGCCAGCCCCGCAGGGCCAGCCTGATGCCCCTGAGCTGTGA